Genomic DNA from Desulfonema ishimotonii:
CCTGCCACAGACAGGTCGGTCATAAAGAGGGTTGCGGCAAAACAGCTCACCACAAAGATGACCAGCAGCTTGCACAGCGTCTCAAACCGGCGGTATCCCTTCCGGACAATAAATCCGCAGATGAGCAGGCCGTAGAAAATACCCCAGAACGGCGTTCGGATGCCGGTCACCAGCCCGGTAACGCCGGACAGGGCGTTCATCAGGACCATTGCGGCCAGCCAGGTCGCCATCAGAGCATCCAGGGTGAGAACCCAGGCCCAGGACTTCCCCAGTCGCTGCTCGGTAGTGGCGATAATGCCCCGGCCCTCAAGCACGCCGATCTTCGCGGCCAGATACTGGGCCGTGGTGCCGAAAACCGCACTGAGAATGACCACCCAGAGCATCTGATAACCGTAGGTGGCCCCGGCAACGGAGACGCTGGCAAGGGTGGCCGGTCCGCAGGCCACGGCGCTGATGATCCAGGCCGGTCCCATCTCTTTCAGGTAATTTCTCCACATCATCAAAGCCCCGCTTTGGCATAAAGGTCAAAGAAATGATGGGTGGGACCATACCCCTTCCCGATGTCCAGAGAATGTCTGATGGCACCGGAAATATAGGTTTTGGCGTGGGCCACGGCGTCGAAGAACTCCCGGCCCAGGGCTATGTTGGCGGCAATGGCCGAAGAAAAGGTGCAGCCGGTGCCGTGGGTGTTTTTTGTCGCCACCCGCCCGCTTTTCAGTTCCCTGAAATCCCTTCCGTCAAAAAGCACATCCGTGGCCTCGTCCCCGGCCAGATGGCCCCCCTTGACCACCACTCTGGCGGCCCCCAGGTCCAGAATCTCCTGAGCGGCCCCCCTCATCTGTTCCACAGTCCGGATCTCCTTTCCGATGAGCGCCTCAGCCTCAGAAATATTGGGCGTCACCACTTCGGCCAGGGGGAAGAGGCGTCTGACCAGGGCATTCTGTGCGTCCCGGCTGAGCAGGTGATACCCGCTCTTGGAAATCATGACCGGATCAAGGACGACCGGCGGGCGCGCCACCGGGCCGAGGGCGTCGGCAATGGCTTCGATAAGGGAAATGCCGGACACCATGCCGATCTTGACGGCGTGAATGCCGATATCGTCAAACAGGCAGGTAATCTGGTCGCGGACAATCTGCGGCCTCATCTCCTGAACATCCCAGACCTTCTGCGTGTTCTGGACGGTCACGGCGGTAATGGCGCTCATGCCGAACACGCCGTGGGCCTGAAAGGTTTTGAGGTCGGCCTGGATACCTGCGCCGCCGCAGGAATCCGAACCGGCAATGGTCAGTGCGGTTTTCATGGACAATCTCCTTTGTCTGAACGGTAAACAAGAGACTGCCGAGAGAGGCGGGAGAAGCGTCTTGATGAACCGGGGAAATTAATCCGGCGGGCCAAAGCGTCTTCCGAGTTCCCTACGACAGTATGAACTGTATCAGGTTCGCTGGGTATGATCTCAGCCCTGCAAAAAATGCAGAACACCCCAATCGGAATATCTGTCTTTTTAAACGGTGCCGGGAAAAAAATCAAGGGCGGTCTGATCCGGGATTTTTCAAAAAATTCTGCGGTCGCGTTCCGAAGCTTTGGGGAAGAGGCGGTTTGCAGATATGTAAACGTCAATGTGGATTCCCGCAAAAGAGGGAATCCATGCCCCGGTCCCGCCCGTCAGTCTGACGTTGAAAAAAAATCGTCGTATTCCCGGACATACAAAAGATAATTTTTTTATTGAATATAAATATTATCTTTAATTTCAAGTTTTTATTTTATAAAATAATACAATTTCTTGTCTTTATTTTTATTACTGAATCTGCCGGAAAATACTTGCAAGCGGCTGGTATATATGTTAAAAAACGAACGTTCGTTCATAGAATACAGGGTATGACCGAGCGCTTGTTCATATTTTATTCGGAAGGTGATTTGAAACCGTTGCATCTGCGGTGTACCAGAAATGACGGATCATATCCCGTTATTTTTCCAGATGCGCTGCGTATTTGCGGTTACGCCACTAAATGTAGGAACGCCGTTAAAAAACAGGCATTTCGCAGGACAGCATGATGTCGGACTTTTCAGTATTATCAGGCCACAGGGAGGTGATAGGAAACCGGTTCAGCGGACAGTTCATTATGATGAAAATTTATTTTCGGACTTAACGTGAGGAAAGGGAGCAGATGAAACAGGTTATGAACAGGTTGCGGATTTATCTGGTTGTTTTAATTGCAGGGATGATGGTGGCCGGGCCGGTTTTCGGGCAGGAAAAAGAGATCGAGGATATCACAGAGGAAGTCCTCAGGGGGCCTTCCGATATGAACCCGGAAAAAATTCTGGGACCTGGCGGCATCGGCATTATGACGAACAAAAATATATTGATGAGCTTCGGCGCAACGGTCCGCATGATCCCGACCCAGGAATCAAACTGGGACTTCGGCATGAGCAATGATGTGCCGGGGTATTTCAACACAGAGCCGCTCAAACAGTTTGCAGGCGGCTCCCTGACCACCGCCAACGCCGTCCAGGGTGTCTACCAGTCATCTCTCGCCTTTGACGGGGCAAGCAGCAATACCTCTGTCATTTCGTCATTCGACACCATGGTCTCTTCTCTTCTGACCGCCGACCAGAATACATCCCTTACGCAGATTACCCAGTTCGCAGCAGGGGCGGTCAGTATACAGGAGTGGAGTCAGAATATCGGCAATACGGCGACGGCCGCCTACCTGGAAGGGTATGCCGCAGGGGGCAGCACCGGCGGTGCGGCAGCTCTGGATCAGGCTGCGACACAGGCCGAACAGACATATGTCCAGCTTCTTAAGGCCCTGGAACAGGATCCGGATAATGAAACGCTCAAAACCCAGGCGGCGGCAGCAGGTGGCGCAGCAGCCGGTCTGCGGGCCGCCGAGCAGGCCGTGAGCGCAGACGCTTCGACCGGGCCGAATTCGGGCACCATTGCCCAGGCCGGCACCATCAGTGCCATGGCTGACGCAGCGGAACTGGTGGAGAACGCAGACGCCCTTGCAAGCGGCGTTGCGGTCAGTGTTTCCGGTAATCCCGATGCCACAGCCGCCAACCTGACAGACAGTGTGGCCTACCTGACGGCCCTCAAGGCCACAGCCGATTCCTTCAGCCCCTACTATCTGGCCAAATCGTTTCTCAAAAGCCATTCCAATGAAAGCGGCAACGTCAATGACGGCTACATCCGCAACGAAACCAAGCTCTATTTCAACGCCATGCCCAAAGACAAAAAATGGAGTTTTTATGCGGCACTGGAGTACGACCGGCCCATTAATAACGACACGGTGGACAACCGGGGTGGCCGTGATTCCGAATCGAGCAACTTCGGTCTGGAACGCCTGAACGCCAGCATCGAACTGACGGACGGCCTGCGGCTGCATACGGGTTGGGATATATGGGGAATGGACATTATCGAAGCAGGCTCTATGGTATACGGCGACGACAACCCCGGTTTCTGGATGAAAGGGGATTATAAGTCCTTTGATTTTTCCATCGCCTGGCTGAAACTGGAGGACAACGATTTTCAGATCAGCGCGGCAGACCAGTCAAATGCCTCAGATGAGGATCGCGACGTGATTGCCGGGTATCTCGACTATTACATCCCGGGCCGGGAAAAAGACAAGGTGCGCTTCTTCTACGGGTATGACCGCATCAGAGATGTCCCCGCTATGGATCTCACCGGCGCAATTGCGGCCCAGGCCGGTCTGGCGGACTATGCGGGTATCTACGGCAACAACGGAATCAAAGGGTCAGAAGCCGATACAGCGGACACGGACGCCCATACCATCGGTGCGTATTACGTCGGAAATTTCGGACTGGTCAATTTCATGGCGGAAGGCGTGTATAAATACGGCTCTGCGGACGATACCGGACTGGAGGGCGTGGACAACGGTGTCAGCGTGATCGGGTATGACGATTTTGATATCTCAGCCTACGCCTTTGCAACCGACGTGTCGGTTGAACTCAAGGATTTCGTGGGCTGGCACAGCCTCAAGCCCCACATCGGCTTCATGTACACCTCCGGCGATGATGATCCCGATGATGACACTCTGGGCGGCTTTACCGGTATCACCAGTGCCCAGCGCTTCTCCTCGGCATGGGGCGGTGAAAACACGATTATCGGCGACAGCAACATGGTGCTGGGATCAACGCTTTACGGTTATATCCCCGAATATCACGGCAACGGAACCCCTGTGTTCACCGGCGGTCTCCAGAATTCAGCCGGAACGGGAGCCGGTCGCGGCGACAACCCCGGCCTGAGCCTGCTCAGCATGGGCGTAACCCTGCGGCCCAAAATCTTTCTCATCTACCGGACCAATGTGAACATGTTCTGGTGGAACGAGGACTTTTATGTGGGCAACATGGTTGATCCCATGTATGTGGACGCAAGCGGCCTGCAAAAAAGCCGCTACACGCTGGTGGAAGCAGGCTATGCGGGAACAGAGTGGGACAATGAGGTCACACTGGCGCTGAACAAAAACATGTTCATCAAGGGCCAGGCCGCCCTTTTCTTCCCCGGCGACGGCGTCAAGGACGTCACCAGCGCCCTTTCCGGCGGCACGGAATCTGACGACATCGCCACCCGTCTGGCAATGGAGTTTATCTGGAATTTCTAAGCCTTCCGTTCATCTTTCAACGTATTAAAGGGGGCGGTCTCCGGACCGCCCCCTTTCTGTACGCCAAACCCGCCTGCAAAAATTTTTCCTGTGTTTCACCCGGCAATCTCCTCTGACATGTCGCTGTTGCGCCCGGAGGGGGATCAGCACCGCCTGCCTTCCCCCCGGCAGAAATAAATCCTGCAATTCGTATTTTTTTCAAAAGACAGCAATGGAAACCCGAAAAGTCATATTACAGAATCAATACGCTTCGCACTATTGACATTGATGCCAAGTTCTGGCAGCAATATGAGAGATGGTCTGAAGAGGTGGTCCGTTCGGAGCCGCTTTTTGAAAAAATGTCCCGATCTGAAATCAACCCCCAACTTAAACACAGGCGGATGAATATGACAGAAAAAACCCGTAGCATCCTTTGGCGAAACAGTATTCAGACGCGATTAGGCGTTGCGCTTCTGATTTTAATCAACCTGGTCCTGGTCGGTTTTGCGCTGTTTGAATATTACGAAAGCAAGATCAGAATGAAAACGGAGTTAAAATACCTCTCGGAAATAACCACCGCCCGCCTGGCCCAGAGCCTGGTATTCCCCATCTGGTATGATTCTGAAGAGCAGGTCAGGGAAATGGTCCGGGCTGAAATGCTGGTAAATGACATCCGGGGGATCATCGTCAGAGAGGATAGTGGCAAAACGATTCTGTACGGTGCCGACAGGGATGAGCAATGGCAGCCCCGCGATACCGATGCCGACATCTCCGGTGACTTTTTCATGTCACAGACGGATATCGCCAAAAACGGAGATACACTGGGCCGGGTTGCCGTCTACGTCACTTCGGAATTTATGAAAGCGGAACAGCGAAAAGAAACACTGGCCATCGCCACGGCCACAGTGCTGATCGATATCGTGCTGGTTATTGCCCTGATGGTGATCATCCGAAAAAGCCTGACCCGCCCCATCAAACGGGTTGTGGAGGGATTGGAACAAATCGAAGCCGGGGATCTGACCACCTCTATCGCAAGTCGCACCGAGGATGAGATGGGGGCCATTGCCCGGGCGGTCAACAGTATGTGCGCCAAAGTGGGAACCGTGGTGGGGGATTCAATCATTATCTCCGAAGAGCTGGCCCGGACCGCATCTGAGCAGGCCGCATCGGTCGAGGAAACCTCTGCCTCCCTGGAGGAAATGTCCTCGATGGTCCGTCAGAATGCCGATAATTCCAGCCTTGCCGATGCGCTGATGAAAGAGGCGGTTCAGATTATTGTGGCGGCCAACACCTCTATGAGCGCCCTGACAAAAGCCGTAGGCAAGATCACCCGTGCCAGTGAGGAGACGTCAAAGATCATCAAGACCATTGACGAGATTGCCTTTCAGACCAACCTGCTGGCCCTCAATGCTGCGGTGGAGGCCGCACGGGCCGGTGAGGCCGGGGCCGGATTTGCCGTGGTGGCCGAAGAGGTCCGCAACCTGGCCATGCGCTCTGCCGAGGCCGCCAGAAACACCTCCGCGCTGATTGAGGGAACGGTGAACACCGTCAGTGAGGGGACCGGTCTGATTGAGAAGACCAACACGGTTTTCTCCAAGGTCAGCGAGCTTTCGGAAAAGGTCGGCAACCTGATCGGCGAGATTTCCGCAGCCTCCGGGGAACAGGCCCAGGGGATCGAAGAGCTGAACCGGACCGTCTCTGAAATGGGTAAGGTCACCCAGCAGAATGCCGCCAGTTCGGAACAGCTGCGGACCATGATGCGCATATTCAAAACAGACGCCGCCCGGCAGCCTTACGGAGAATTCCGGGAAGAATCGCAGCCGGTGCGGCAAATCCCCTCTGCCGAACCGGAATTTGACCTGTTTGACGACGCGGATATCGGTAAAATCGGGGACAGAGAGGTGAAGCCGGAACAGGTGATCCCCTTTGACGAGGATGATTTCAGGGATTTCTGAGAACAGCCTGAAAAAAATCCGATTACCGGGGGCATCCCCAATGTCTGATTCGGACTTCTTTTATGTCGGCCCGAATGAAAACACGCTTTACCTCATCGGGCCGGCCGTGCCTCTTTTTTCTGTTTCAGGGCCTGTTCCGCTTCTGCCTGAACGGTCACTCCCGCCGCCGCCCCGGCTTCGGACAGGCGCGTGTTATCCGGCGTCTGATCAGGCGGCAGGTAAACGGTGACGTTGCGGTTGGCGAACTCGATCCCGGCCTCCCGGAACTTCTCCTGCATCAGCCTGTACACCTCGCGCCGGATTACAAACTGCTCCCCCGGCACGGACTTGAATTTGACCCGCATGATCATGGCGGAATCTTCCAGGGCCCGGACCCCCTGGGACTTGATTTTATCCAGCAGAGAAGGCCCCAGCTCCGCGTTCCGGCTGATCTCTTTGTTGATTTTTTTGATGATCTTCCGTACCGCGTCAATATCCGTATCGTAGCGCACCCGGAAGCTGAGCTTTTCAATGATATAATCCCGGCTGAAATTGGTTACCTGCCCCAGCTCGCCAAAGGGGATGGTATGAATCATGCCCCGGTGGTGGCGGAGCCGGAGAGAGCGGAGCGAAATATGCTCCACCGTGCCCCGGACCTTTCCCGTATCCACATAATCGCCGATCCGGAAGGCGTCGTCGATGAGAAAAAAGAGGCCTGAGATAATGTCCCGGACCAGTGTCTGTGCCCCGAATCCGATGGCGAGACCCAGCACACCGGCCCCGGCAATCAGCGGACCGATATTGACCCCGATGGCCGAGAGGATAATCATCACCGCCACAACCACCAGTGCGCTCAGAATGAACTTCCGGAAAAGCAGCAGCAGCGTGCCGCTCCGGGAGCCGCCGCTCCCCCCCTCATCCGTCTCCGCCTCATCGTCCGGCATCTCCTCACGGATTTTCCGGTCAATGACCGATTTGGCGAATTCCCAGGTCACATAGCCCAGCAGCAGCGTGATCAGAATCCCCAGCCCGGCGCTTGTGATTTCCCGCCCGAAGGGCCAGTCGATCCCCCATAGCCTGAGAATCAGAAAAAATGTCACCGCCGCCAGGAGGCTGTTAAACCCCCGGCTCATCATGGGAATGTATCGCTCCAGGGCCAGCCGTTTTTTCTGCTCATCCGCCTCATCTTCTGAAACCAACGCCTCCGGGGCTTTTTCGGGCATCCCGTCATCCCAGCCCTCAGCCCCGTTCCCCTCATCGTCCCAGTCATCCGGATCTGACAGTCTGACGCGCTCCGGGACGACATACATCCGGTCAAAGGCCACCCGAAGCAGCCTCTGCCCCCCTGCTGGGCAAGCAGATAGATGGGAATGCAGAGAAAGCTGAGGATCAGCCGGTCGGCCAGATAGTCATCCCCGGATGTCAGAAGGCCGATCTGCCAGAATGTGTCGATAATCAGCACATAGGCAATGGCCGGCACATGCCACAGGCTGGCCAGCTTCTCTTCAAGGGGCGAAATCTGATCCTCCCATACAAGGTAGTTGTCACGAATCCATTGCGCAACGCGCCTCCGGCTCTGCCAGATCATCATAATGACCATGATCACCATGCTCAGTCCGGCGGTGTTGTAAATCACCATGTAGAGCGCCTCGGATATGCCGGTAAGTTTCAGAAGGATGGCGGTGATTCCCAGGAAAAGGGCGATCCGCGCGGTCCACATGACCCAGCGGCGGATATGGCGGGCACCGGCATCGTCCAGGGACAGCAGCCGCAGTGCCGGGGTGTCCGGCAGAAGGAGGACATCGGCCATCAGCCGGATCAGGCGGAGGTGATAGCTGATAATCAGGCAGGCTGCGGCAAAATAATAGCGCAGGGGAAAATTGTCTTTGTCGTAGAAAATGCTGAACAGCGCGAATGTGACCAGCACGTAACATCCGGCGCAAAGGACGTCCAGCGCCAGCCGCAGAACGATACGTAGCAGCCGCTTCGACGCTGCGGAGGGTGGCACAGAGATGATCTTGCGGCGCAGATCCGACATGTGGCGGCGCAGCAATTTTTCGGCCATCATCCCGGTCAGTATGATGGCGGTCAGCTTCAGCAGTATCCGGACAAAGCAGGCCATGCCCCCGCCGTCCGTCAGTTTCTGAAAGGCCAGGGGCAACTCATGGGGCGCGGCCCGGATGCCGGACATGAGAAATTTTCCTCCCCGGAAGAGGTCGGATACAGCATCCTCGGCCCTGAAAAATGCGCGCCGAAGCCATCTGCCCTCCCCGGCGGGGGCTGCTTCGGACGTCGGGTCCGTGCGCTCTTTTTTAAGCGCCAGCTTTATCTTGGCGTCAATGAGCGCATTGAGCAACCGGTTGATCTCATCTTCCTCAAGCTGATCCGGTTTAAGCGGATCTCCCGGCGTATCCGAAGTCCCGGCCTGTTTCAGGGCCTGTGCGGGGGCCGCCCGGAGAGAGGGGACCGGGGCGCAGAGCAGACAGCAGAGAAAAAGCACTCCCACCGGTATCGGCAAACGTAACGGGCTCGTAAAAGCCACTTTCATTTTTTTCCTTTCGAAACGGGACATCATTTATCATTATTGCGGCCCGGCCTCATTTTTCCGGCGGGAAAAGCGCCAGCATTTTCCGAACTGCTTCCCCTATTTTTGCCCTGCGTTGCTCCGGTGTCTGGCCCGCATCGGCCACGGCCTGGGCCGTTCCCCGCCAGATCAGCCGCCGGGCACGGGGGTTAACAAAGTCCAGAACCAGTGTCCCCTGGCTGTACTCCCGGACGACGGTCTGCGGGGCGGTATGGGCATGCCATCGCCAGCTCCGGTAGCCGTAATAATGGTTAACCGTCTCAATCATAAGCTTCTTTTCAACCGCCACATAATGGTAGACGAGAAAATCGGGATTTTCACCGGATATCTTCCGGTATCCTTTGGCGGCCATCTCCCCGTCAACCGCCTGCCGGATGCGCTCGTCCGTCAGCGAGTCATAGGGGCTTTCAGGCTGGCCTCCCGGGCGGGATTTTTCGCCCCAGGCGTAGGTTCCGATGCCGGAAAAGTCCGCATCCGGATCGTAGTCCGAGCGGATCTGAACCGTGGCGCATCCCGGGATGATAAAGATGAAAAATACGGATATGATGATAAAAACAGGGAATCTGATGTTCATTTTTCAAGCCTCCGTTGTGTGTGATTCAGAATCGTCATTAAAATTCCCCCGGTTAAAAAAAGAGAACGCTTTTCCCCTTCCTTTCGCACTGGTCTGTGCATACCGGTTCGTCTCGTTGCTCTGCCTGGGAATGCGGTCCCGGAGGCTCCGCCTCCCGACCATGCGGGGCAGAGCCTCGTGGTATACATTACAGGGCGGAGCCTCAATGCCATTAAGTTAAGCGGCCGGAGTGCATGAGTCTCACTCATGCATGTATCTGAAAAAAATAAAATACAGATGATTATACGGCATTGGCAGGGCTAATGCACTCCGTTCAATATGCTTAACTTAATGACATTGGGGCGGAGCCTTGTAACGAGATCAGGGCCGTTTTGTCCCTTTTCTCCGATCTGCCCGGATCGTTTTTTTTGCCATCTCCGGGGGGTGGCCTATCCCGTTTAACCGGTATGCACAGACGTCTCCTTTCGCAAGGGGGCGGGGATTCCAAACAGAGCGACACCCGTGAATTGTAAACGCCGCCGGTGATAAATGCTGGCGGCCTTACCGCCCTATTTGGAGTGTTCCGCCAGATATTTTAGCATCTTGCTCATGGAAAGCTTAATGCTTGAGGGGCCGGATCGGATATAGAAATCCTCGCTCTCGCCGTTTTTCAGGAAAACCGGTGCTTCGGACCGGCTGCATTCGACGATGAATACCCTTTTATCCGCCACGGGCCGGATTTCAAAGCGGAGATATTTTGAGAATTCAAGGCCGATGTGCCGGGTAATCAGATTGTTGAAGTGCAACAGGCATTTGTCGTCATTCTGAAATCTGTCGGCCTCCAGACCGAAGAGCGTTCCGTCGTCCCGTACTCCGATGATCAGGATGCCGCCGTCCGTGTTCATATAGGCGGCAACGGTCTTGAGCCATGCCAGCTCCATCTCCTTTCCGGCCTTGTCTGTCTTCAGGTTCCAGCGCATGGTGGATTTGAACTCCAGCGTATCGCTCTCGCCTTCCCGAATCAGGGCACGGAGGTTCTCTTCGGAATCATAGAGATGCTGTCGCCGGAACGGGTTCTCCGCCTCCCGCAGGCGAAATTTCCAGAGCAGCAGGGTCGTCAGCAATATGCCCAGGGCCAGCACACCGGCCATCAGGGCAATCAGAAGTCGGCGCTGTTTGCTCATCTCCGGCATCAGGTCTTTTTC
This window encodes:
- the thiD gene encoding bifunctional hydroxymethylpyrimidine kinase/phosphomethylpyrimidine kinase, whose translation is MKTALTIAGSDSCGGAGIQADLKTFQAHGVFGMSAITAVTVQNTQKVWDVQEMRPQIVRDQITCLFDDIGIHAVKIGMVSGISLIEAIADALGPVARPPVVLDPVMISKSGYHLLSRDAQNALVRRLFPLAEVVTPNISEAEALIGKEIRTVEQMRGAAQEILDLGAARVVVKGGHLAGDEATDVLFDGRDFRELKSGRVATKNTHGTGCTFSSAIAANIALGREFFDAVAHAKTYISGAIRHSLDIGKGYGPTHHFFDLYAKAGL
- a CDS encoding methyl-accepting chemotaxis protein, whose product is MTEKTRSILWRNSIQTRLGVALLILINLVLVGFALFEYYESKIRMKTELKYLSEITTARLAQSLVFPIWYDSEEQVREMVRAEMLVNDIRGIIVREDSGKTILYGADRDEQWQPRDTDADISGDFFMSQTDIAKNGDTLGRVAVYVTSEFMKAEQRKETLAIATATVLIDIVLVIALMVIIRKSLTRPIKRVVEGLEQIEAGDLTTSIASRTEDEMGAIARAVNSMCAKVGTVVGDSIIISEELARTASEQAASVEETSASLEEMSSMVRQNADNSSLADALMKEAVQIIVAANTSMSALTKAVGKITRASEETSKIIKTIDEIAFQTNLLALNAAVEAARAGEAGAGFAVVAEEVRNLAMRSAEAARNTSALIEGTVNTVSEGTGLIEKTNTVFSKVSELSEKVGNLIGEISAASGEQAQGIEELNRTVSEMGKVTQQNAASSEQLRTMMRIFKTDAARQPYGEFREESQPVRQIPSAEPEFDLFDDADIGKIGDREVKPEQVIPFDEDDFRDF
- a CDS encoding mechanosensitive ion channel family protein, with amino-acid sequence MPEKAPEALVSEDEADEQKKRLALERYIPMMSRGFNSLLAAVTFFLILRLWGIDWPFGREITSAGLGILITLLLGYVTWEFAKSVIDRKIREEMPDDEAETDEGGSGGSRSGTLLLLFRKFILSALVVVAVMIILSAIGVNIGPLIAGAGVLGLAIGFGAQTLVRDIISGLFFLIDDAFRIGDYVDTGKVRGTVEHISLRSLRLRHHRGMIHTIPFGELGQVTNFSRDYIIEKLSFRVRYDTDIDAVRKIIKKINKEISRNAELGPSLLDKIKSQGVRALEDSAMIMRVKFKSVPGEQFVIRREVYRLMQEKFREAGIEFANRNVTVYLPPDQTPDNTRLSEAGAAAGVTVQAEAEQALKQKKEARPAR
- a CDS encoding DUF4136 domain-containing protein, whose protein sequence is MNIRFPVFIIISVFFIFIIPGCATVQIRSDYDPDADFSGIGTYAWGEKSRPGGQPESPYDSLTDERIRQAVDGEMAAKGYRKISGENPDFLVYHYVAVEKKLMIETVNHYYGYRSWRWHAHTAPQTVVREYSQGTLVLDFVNPRARRLIWRGTAQAVADAGQTPEQRRAKIGEAVRKMLALFPPEK